In Sebaldella termitidis ATCC 33386, one DNA window encodes the following:
- a CDS encoding FAD-dependent oxidoreductase, giving the protein MAKIAVIGGGAAGMMFSTQYKKMNPGDEIFIFEKTPYVAWAGCPTPYYIAGELGFGSVVLGTPDEFRSRGLNVLVNHEVKKVDFEKKELEISGSDINGAFQYDKLILAFGGKSFVPNIKGYKDGLENVFTLSHAVHAEKIKKFLDTRNDIRKAVVVGGGFIGMEMAEAFKKRGLDVTILEKMGDILPTVSSSMKEPIIKEMAAKGVTLKLNSGVTEVKSEDGKATALVLENGEEVSFDIVLFSIGITPNIDFIENSCIETKNGKVIVNDKFETNTKDVYALGDAIYTRNILTNEYLYAPFGDVANKEGMILAKYLSGQDVSWRGALRSYASSFYEIRIAQTGLTLDEAKRHGYNADRLEMRAMTKNSDFEDSKPNKVEMIYDKDRKVLLGGTVTGHEAVAQFLDQIAIVINFEIPVEKFIEIDFAYSPTNSSVWNPLLVAYRKLIK; this is encoded by the coding sequence ATGGCGAAAATAGCGGTAATTGGCGGGGGAGCGGCAGGAATGATGTTCTCTACACAATATAAAAAAATGAATCCCGGTGATGAGATATTTATTTTTGAAAAAACACCGTATGTAGCATGGGCAGGCTGTCCTACACCTTACTATATTGCAGGTGAGCTGGGATTTGGAAGTGTTGTTCTGGGGACACCTGATGAATTCAGATCAAGAGGGTTAAACGTTCTGGTAAATCATGAAGTGAAGAAAGTAGATTTTGAAAAAAAAGAGCTGGAAATAAGCGGTTCTGATATAAACGGCGCTTTTCAATATGATAAGTTAATTCTGGCTTTCGGTGGAAAATCTTTTGTACCTAATATAAAGGGATATAAAGACGGACTGGAAAATGTATTTACACTTTCTCATGCAGTACATGCTGAAAAAATAAAGAAATTCCTTGATACAAGAAATGATATCAGAAAGGCTGTAGTAGTAGGCGGAGGCTTTATAGGAATGGAGATGGCCGAAGCTTTCAAAAAAAGAGGTCTTGATGTCACTATACTTGAAAAAATGGGAGACATACTTCCTACAGTAAGCAGCAGCATGAAAGAACCCATAATAAAAGAAATGGCGGCAAAAGGCGTAACACTGAAGCTGAATTCCGGAGTAACGGAAGTAAAATCAGAAGACGGAAAGGCTACTGCCCTTGTATTGGAAAACGGCGAAGAGGTAAGCTTTGATATTGTGTTATTCAGTATAGGAATAACTCCGAATATTGATTTTATAGAAAACAGCTGTATCGAAACAAAGAATGGAAAAGTAATAGTAAATGACAAATTTGAGACAAATACTAAGGATGTATATGCTTTGGGTGATGCCATATATACGAGAAATATACTTACAAATGAATATTTATATGCTCCTTTCGGAGATGTGGCAAATAAAGAAGGAATGATTCTGGCAAAGTATCTGTCAGGACAGGATGTGTCATGGAGAGGGGCACTCAGAAGCTATGCGTCTTCTTTTTACGAAATAAGAATAGCACAGACAGGGCTTACTCTGGATGAAGCAAAAAGACACGGATATAATGCCGACAGGCTGGAAATGAGAGCCATGACAAAGAATTCGGATTTTGAAGATTCTAAACCTAATAAGGTAGAGATGATATATGATAAAGACAGAAAAGTACTGCTGGGCGGAACGGTAACAGGACATGAGGCAGTAGCACAGTTTCTGGATCAGATAGCAATAGTAATAAATTTTGAAATTCCTGTGGAAAAATTCATAGAAATAGACTTTGCTTATTCTCCTACTAACTCAAGCGTATGGAATCCCCTTTTAGTAGCCTACAGAAAATTAATTAAATAG
- a CDS encoding DUF4253 domain-containing protein — protein sequence MTEECKFIADFLGCEYEIFENEENDTGIINKFREWSSQGREEGFYPVIIIPSDILAEALELALEDREMENSREEIEKYREEIIKEAESIDVKKFLDERFSEYSEMHEDMDIMGEFLETEPCHGFYSHIDKAAPYNEILLVKIPVKNPWEIAAWIPMGGFNDCPEPAAQAAVFRYWYEKYKAVPAVVTYDVWELKAENPPKTEEEAESLAKEQFSFCYDIVMQAARGWDRIRALASTLKNSSAWYFWWD from the coding sequence ATGACTGAAGAATGTAAATTTATAGCTGACTTTCTGGGGTGTGAATACGAAATATTTGAAAATGAAGAAAATGATACAGGGATAATTAATAAATTCAGAGAATGGAGCAGTCAGGGCAGGGAAGAGGGCTTTTATCCCGTAATTATAATACCAAGTGATATACTGGCAGAAGCGCTGGAACTTGCTCTTGAAGACAGGGAAATGGAAAACAGCAGGGAAGAAATAGAGAAGTACAGAGAAGAGATAATTAAAGAAGCAGAATCAATTGATGTGAAAAAATTTTTAGATGAAAGGTTTTCGGAATATTCAGAAATGCATGAAGATATGGATATAATGGGAGAATTTCTGGAAACAGAGCCTTGTCATGGTTTTTATTCGCATATAGATAAAGCAGCTCCGTATAATGAAATACTTTTGGTAAAAATACCTGTGAAAAATCCTTGGGAAATAGCAGCATGGATTCCTATGGGTGGTTTTAACGACTGTCCGGAGCCGGCGGCACAGGCAGCAGTTTTTCGTTATTGGTATGAAAAATATAAGGCTGTACCTGCAGTAGTGACTTATGATGTATGGGAATTGAAGGCGGAGAATCCTCCGAAAACCGAAGAAGAAGCAGAAAGCCTTGCAAAAGAGCAGTTTTCTTTTTGTTATGATATAGTTATGCAGGCAGCAAGGGGCTGGGACAGAATAAGAGCCTTGGCAAGTACATTAAAGAATTCTTCTGCATGGTATTTCTGGTGGGATTAA
- a CDS encoding ADP-ribosylglycohydrolase family protein codes for MALSEILTGAFSGDASTLENIKNNYEICSKTDKLLSETYNEKAAGNNLTHYGYQIKILADYISENSFDYEVFKEIWIENMISYDGYIDEASSKSLEYYKNGYLFGYESEELGGAARIGPVMHFEKDRETALEKALEQTQVTHTSYRSLLVTEFLVKFLYKICELFNIREAAESTVKSFRNDVKKYEYLEKAYSRAIKYQDCNFEEIENKSGIFFKNDEFPVILYICIKYSSFEEAQYANIRIKGDFAVRGIILGMIFGAAS; via the coding sequence ATGGCGCTGTCGGAGATACTTACCGGAGCTTTTTCCGGAGATGCGAGTACATTGGAAAATATAAAAAATAACTATGAAATTTGTTCTAAAACTGATAAACTACTATCAGAAACTTATAATGAAAAAGCTGCTGGAAATAATCTTACACATTACGGTTACCAGATAAAAATACTTGCGGATTATATTTCGGAAAATTCATTTGATTATGAAGTATTTAAAGAAATCTGGATTGAAAATATGATTTCATATGACGGATATATTGATGAAGCTTCGTCTAAATCTTTGGAGTATTATAAAAACGGATATCTGTTCGGATATGAGTCAGAGGAACTGGGAGGTGCGGCAAGAATCGGACCGGTTATGCATTTTGAGAAGGACAGGGAGACCGCTCTGGAGAAAGCTTTGGAGCAGACACAGGTAACTCATACAAGCTACAGATCACTTTTAGTTACAGAATTCCTAGTGAAGTTTCTTTATAAAATATGTGAGCTGTTTAATATCAGGGAAGCGGCTGAATCCACTGTAAAGAGCTTTAGAAATGATGTGAAAAAATACGAATATCTGGAAAAGGCATATTCCCGGGCAATAAAGTATCAGGATTGTAATTTTGAGGAAATAGAAAATAAATCCGGTATTTTTTTTAAAAATGATGAATTTCCCGTAATACTGTATATATGTATAAAATATAGCAGCTTTGAGGAAGCACAGTATGCTAATATAAGAATTAAGGGAGATTTTGCAGTCAGAGGAATTATACTGGGGATGATATTCGGGGCCGCCAGCTGA
- a CDS encoding PTS sugar transporter subunit IIA gives MKISDFLDENRIILDLRAKTKEELLNEMGETFKKTGVVDDSGYARFIEKLNNREETCSTGFQDGVAIPHMKARAVKKISLAFGISKEGIDFDALDKKPSKIFIMIAAPKENPNEYLNLLAKVSEIFLDENNIKKVMEVKTKEELYEILDKYEA, from the coding sequence ATGAAAATTAGTGATTTTTTAGATGAGAACAGAATAATATTAGATTTGAGAGCAAAAACAAAAGAGGAATTGCTAAACGAAATGGGGGAAACATTTAAAAAAACTGGTGTTGTAGATGACAGCGGTTATGCAAGATTTATAGAAAAGCTGAATAACAGGGAAGAAACTTGTTCTACAGGATTTCAGGACGGAGTGGCAATACCCCATATGAAAGCAAGAGCAGTAAAGAAAATATCTCTGGCTTTTGGTATTTCAAAAGAAGGAATAGATTTTGACGCTCTTGACAAGAAGCCGTCGAAAATATTTATTATGATTGCAGCGCCAAAGGAAAATCCAAACGAATATCTGAATCTTCTTGCCAAGGTTTCTGAGATTTTTCTTGATGAAAACAATATAAAAAAGGTTATGGAAGTGAAGACCAAAGAAGAGTTATACGAAATTCTTGATAAATATGAAGCATAA
- a CDS encoding AraC family transcriptional regulator, whose amino-acid sequence MNWISALNNALEYIENNLENDVKIKKIAQICLCSEYNVQRVFSIISGVTLGEYIRNRRLSKAAVDIRETNMRIIDIAFKYNYESADAFSKAFKNFHGISPKDGRVRSNELKTYPKLHFSMIIKGGKEMKNRIAEKGKLRVIGMKRTYKNVEEGMENIPKFWIEFNASKECTEMCSKMDGELKGFLGLCIPHETGAGYDYMICINSSAEAGGELEEYEIPDAKWMIFEAKGKLPESVQSVTKQIYEEVLTGSEYKHDNKPDFELYLSGDIENEDYITEIWIPVVKA is encoded by the coding sequence ATGAACTGGATAAGTGCTTTAAACAATGCTTTGGAATATATAGAAAACAATCTTGAAAATGATGTGAAAATAAAAAAAATAGCTCAGATATGTCTATGTTCGGAATATAATGTACAAAGGGTTTTCTCGATAATTTCGGGAGTAACTCTCGGAGAGTATATAAGGAACCGCCGTCTTTCAAAAGCGGCTGTGGATATAAGAGAAACCAATATGAGAATAATAGATATAGCATTTAAATATAATTATGAATCAGCAGATGCTTTCTCAAAGGCTTTCAAAAATTTTCACGGAATTTCTCCAAAGGACGGAAGAGTGAGAAGCAATGAATTGAAAACTTATCCAAAGCTTCATTTCTCCATGATAATTAAAGGAGGAAAAGAAATGAAAAACAGAATAGCAGAAAAAGGGAAATTAAGGGTAATTGGCATGAAGCGTACATATAAAAATGTGGAAGAGGGTATGGAAAATATTCCCAAATTCTGGATAGAATTCAATGCTTCTAAGGAGTGTACAGAAATGTGCAGTAAAATGGACGGGGAGCTGAAAGGATTTCTGGGATTATGCATACCACATGAAACAGGTGCAGGATATGATTATATGATATGTATAAACAGCAGTGCCGAAGCAGGCGGTGAATTGGAAGAATATGAAATTCCCGATGCAAAATGGATGATTTTTGAAGCCAAGGGAAAGCTTCCAGAATCTGTTCAGTCTGTAACAAAGCAGATTTACGAGGAAGTGTTAACAGGATCGGAATATAAACATGACAATAAGCCGGATTTTGAATTATATTTATCCGGTGATATAGAAAATGAAGATTATATCACAGAAATATGGATTCCTGTGGTAAAAGCATAG
- a CDS encoding Nramp family divalent metal transporter: MKKPKNYKKMFAVFGPAYLVGVGYMDPGNWATDIAGGSKYGYQLIWVLLMSNIMAVVLQVLCTKIGIVTERDLSQLCRREYPRKTSFTLWVLAEIAIIATDLAEVLGTAIGLNLLFHVPILAGIIITAFDTLIILALHKSGKRTIEIIIISLVSIIAMSFLAELLIVKPDMGEVVYGFIPRLSDSGALYIAIGIIGATVMPHNLYLHSNIVINKMKISKKEKMKYNKIDSIVALNLAFLVNSAILILAATTFHKKGYFGIEEIQDAYHLLEPLLGTKLAPALFGIALLAAGQSSTITGTMSGQIVMEGFIDMKIAPWKTRLATRLLAVIPAVIIIVIGGSQETGDLLILSQVLLSIQLPFAVVPLIHFVSSSRLMGRYVIGNFTKTASWVIAFIIILLNIKLVFDIADTQLESGIFLLGYFLYALLIAALIFLGYIFYYPIKNRKNIK, encoded by the coding sequence ATGAAGAAACCAAAAAACTATAAAAAAATGTTTGCTGTTTTTGGACCTGCATATCTCGTAGGGGTAGGCTATATGGATCCGGGAAACTGGGCCACTGATATTGCCGGAGGAAGTAAGTATGGCTATCAGCTGATATGGGTATTATTAATGTCTAATATTATGGCAGTTGTATTACAGGTGTTGTGCACAAAAATAGGAATAGTAACAGAAAGAGATCTTTCACAGCTCTGCAGAAGGGAATATCCGAGAAAAACTTCGTTTACTCTGTGGGTTTTGGCAGAAATAGCCATAATCGCCACAGATCTTGCAGAAGTTTTAGGGACTGCAATAGGTCTGAATCTTCTGTTTCATGTTCCTATACTGGCCGGTATAATAATAACTGCTTTTGATACCTTGATTATTCTGGCGCTGCACAAAAGCGGAAAGCGTACAATTGAAATAATTATAATAAGTCTTGTAAGTATTATAGCGATGAGTTTTCTGGCGGAGCTTCTCATTGTAAAGCCGGATATGGGCGAGGTTGTTTATGGTTTTATTCCGAGACTTTCGGATTCCGGTGCTCTGTATATTGCCATCGGAATAATAGGAGCTACTGTTATGCCGCATAATTTATACTTACATTCCAATATTGTCATAAATAAAATGAAAATATCCAAAAAAGAAAAAATGAAATATAATAAAATAGATTCAATAGTGGCGCTGAATCTTGCATTTTTAGTAAACAGCGCAATTTTGATACTGGCAGCTACCACCTTTCACAAAAAGGGTTATTTTGGAATAGAGGAAATACAGGATGCTTACCATCTACTGGAGCCTCTGCTCGGGACAAAGCTGGCTCCGGCATTATTCGGAATAGCACTTCTTGCTGCAGGACAGTCTTCCACAATTACCGGAACAATGTCAGGCCAGATAGTGATGGAAGGATTTATAGACATGAAAATAGCACCGTGGAAAACAAGACTGGCTACAAGACTGCTGGCTGTGATACCTGCTGTTATTATAATAGTAATAGGCGGCTCACAGGAAACCGGAGATCTTCTCATACTAAGTCAGGTGCTTCTCAGTATCCAGCTTCCTTTTGCAGTAGTTCCGCTTATTCATTTTGTCAGCAGCAGCAGACTAATGGGAAGATATGTTATAGGAAATTTTACCAAAACAGCTTCATGGGTAATTGCTTTTATCATAATTTTATTAAATATAAAATTAGTATTTGATATAGCTGACACACAGCTTGAGTCGGGAATATTTCTTTTGGGATACTTTCTTTATGCTTTGCTGATTGCTGCACTGATTTTTCTGGGATATATATTCTATTATCCGATAAAAAACAGAAAGAATATAAAGTAA
- a CDS encoding ZIP family metal transporter, producing the protein MLESIKTVNPVLQALFATLFTWFLTALGSAMVIFFKDIKRGILNAMLGFAAGVMIAASFWSLLAPALEIAEENGDIAWVPVAGGFLAGGLFLLVVDKILPHLHMGLDTKKAEGIKTSWQRSILLILAITLHNIPEGLAVGVAFGAAALNGANGSYLGAMTLALGIGIQNFPEGAAVSIPLRREGMSRRKSFFYGQMSGIVEPIAGVIGALFVIKMTTLLPFALAFAAGAMIFVCIEELIPEAQRDEKTDSATVGAMLGFTIMMILDVALG; encoded by the coding sequence ATGTTAGAAAGTATTAAAACAGTAAATCCTGTACTTCAGGCTTTATTCGCGACATTATTTACATGGTTTCTTACTGCGCTGGGATCAGCCATGGTAATATTTTTTAAGGATATAAAAAGAGGAATACTGAATGCTATGCTGGGCTTCGCAGCAGGTGTGATGATAGCTGCGAGTTTCTGGTCGCTGCTGGCACCTGCTCTGGAAATAGCCGAAGAAAACGGTGATATAGCATGGGTACCCGTAGCAGGCGGATTTCTTGCAGGCGGACTGTTTCTGCTTGTAGTAGATAAGATTCTTCCGCATCTTCATATGGGACTGGATACAAAGAAAGCAGAAGGGATAAAAACAAGCTGGCAGAGAAGCATACTTCTTATTTTGGCTATAACTCTTCATAATATACCGGAAGGACTTGCAGTAGGAGTGGCATTCGGAGCGGCAGCCCTGAACGGAGCAAACGGCAGTTATCTTGGAGCAATGACTCTTGCATTGGGAATAGGAATACAGAATTTTCCCGAAGGTGCGGCAGTGTCGATTCCCCTTAGACGTGAGGGAATGTCCAGAAGAAAAAGCTTTTTTTACGGACAGATGTCGGGAATAGTTGAACCTATAGCAGGTGTTATAGGAGCCTTATTTGTAATAAAAATGACTACACTTCTGCCTTTTGCACTGGCATTTGCAGCAGGTGCAATGATATTTGTGTGTATAGAGGAGCTTATTCCGGAAGCACAGAGGGATGAAAAGACAGATTCGGCAACAGTAGGAGCAATGCTTGGTTTTACTATAATGATGATACTGGATGTAGCATTGGGATAG
- the udk gene encoding uridine kinase produces MKSKSIVVGIAGGTGSGKTSVAHYILEYLKNYEINPVLLEQDSYYVKNDHLSFSERVELNYDHPDLIDFPLLIQHIKELSAGNEIAKPIYDFKIYNRKNEVEIVKPSKLIMVEGILLFTLEELRSLFDVKVFVDTDDDERLLRRIERDMKERGRSFDSIKDQYRKTVKPMHLEFVEPSKRYADVIIPRGGNNKIGIKMVATRLKHLLSSMNNT; encoded by the coding sequence ATGAAATCTAAATCAATAGTGGTAGGAATAGCAGGAGGAACCGGTTCAGGGAAGACAAGTGTAGCGCACTATATTCTGGAATATCTGAAAAATTATGAAATAAATCCGGTATTACTGGAACAGGACTCTTATTATGTAAAAAATGATCATCTTTCATTCTCTGAAAGGGTGGAGCTAAACTATGACCATCCGGATTTGATTGATTTTCCGCTGTTAATTCAGCATATAAAAGAATTAAGCGCGGGAAATGAAATAGCAAAGCCTATTTATGATTTTAAAATTTATAATAGAAAAAATGAAGTGGAAATAGTAAAACCTTCGAAATTAATTATGGTAGAGGGAATATTATTATTTACACTTGAAGAGTTAAGAAGCCTTTTTGACGTAAAAGTTTTTGTGGATACTGATGACGACGAGAGACTTCTGAGAAGAATAGAACGTGATATGAAAGAACGCGGCAGAAGTTTCGACAGCATAAAAGACCAGTACAGAAAAACTGTAAAACCAATGCATCTGGAGTTTGTAGAGCCCAGCAAAAGATATGCCGATGTTATTATTCCACGCGGCGGCAACAATAAAATAGGAATAAAAATGGTAGCGACAAGGCTGAAGCATCTGCTGTCGAGTATGAACAATACATAG
- a CDS encoding metal-dependent transcriptional regulator gives MRLSRNEQDYLKGIYLLSEEEEFVSVKKIAGYLNISVPSANEMIKRLEKKFLVNHYAYKGIKLTEDGKYEALFILKAHRVWEYFLVNKLGYQLDDVHDDAELLEHNASAKLVERLYKYLREPAVCPHGSEIPNIIFWEEESKLYKMSDVKCGMVGELILTDETAEKYIEEFGIKNFKWVEILKRMKTDNTIIIRVENNWNNLVLSEKIQEHFRLRTLDA, from the coding sequence ATGAGATTATCCAGAAATGAACAGGACTATTTAAAAGGAATATATCTGCTTTCAGAAGAAGAAGAATTCGTATCAGTAAAGAAGATAGCCGGTTATCTGAATATATCAGTTCCTTCGGCAAATGAGATGATAAAGAGACTGGAGAAAAAGTTTCTTGTTAATCATTATGCGTATAAAGGAATAAAACTTACCGAAGACGGAAAATATGAAGCATTATTTATATTGAAAGCACACAGGGTCTGGGAATATTTTCTTGTGAATAAACTGGGATATCAGCTGGATGACGTTCATGATGATGCCGAGCTGCTGGAACACAATGCTTCTGCAAAACTGGTAGAGAGACTTTATAAATATCTGAGAGAACCTGCTGTCTGCCCGCACGGCAGTGAAATTCCAAATATAATTTTCTGGGAAGAAGAATCAAAGCTTTATAAAATGTCAGATGTAAAATGCGGAATGGTAGGAGAGCTTATTCTTACAGATGAAACAGCAGAAAAGTATATAGAGGAATTTGGAATAAAAAATTTTAAATGGGTAGAAATTCTGAAAAGAATGAAAACTGATAATACCATTATTATAAGAGTGGAAAATAACTGGAATAATCTGGTGCTGTCTGAGAAAATACAGGAGCATTTCAGATTAAGAACATTAGATGCATAA
- a CDS encoding DKNYY domain-containing protein: MKKLCLLIFMGVSLVFYAASHEEHMIDDCYNCYITKNNSVYFVDDASHPYKIEIADYISFTVLSQFYAKDKNNIYFFEDILENVDKDTFSALSGFYAKDDKHIYFGDKIFQNVDFDSFKALNIFYAKDKNSVYIYNKKIKGAAPESFHTLSGLYAKDANHVYFEGAIIDKADAPSFETLDFSYAKDKKNVYYLKTIIKNSDIKTFRVLNNGYAADKNSLYYDGQDVKGSDPDTFEVLDDNFVRDQNHIYMWGNIADDDYEITNKK, from the coding sequence GTGAAAAAATTATGTTTATTGATTTTTATGGGAGTTTCACTGGTTTTTTATGCTGCTTCACATGAAGAGCATATGATAGACGACTGTTATAACTGTTATATAACCAAAAATAACTCTGTTTATTTTGTTGATGATGCTTCCCATCCGTATAAAATTGAAATTGCCGATTATATTTCCTTTACTGTTCTGAGTCAGTTTTATGCTAAGGATAAAAATAATATTTATTTCTTTGAAGATATACTCGAAAATGTTGACAAAGATACTTTTTCTGCATTATCAGGCTTTTATGCAAAAGATGATAAGCATATATATTTCGGGGATAAAATATTTCAAAATGTTGATTTTGACAGCTTCAAGGCTTTGAATATTTTTTATGCAAAAGATAAAAATTCTGTTTATATCTATAATAAAAAAATTAAAGGTGCAGCTCCGGAAAGTTTTCACACTCTTTCCGGTTTATATGCCAAAGACGCAAATCATGTGTATTTTGAAGGAGCTATTATTGATAAAGCAGATGCTCCAAGCTTTGAAACACTGGATTTTTCATATGCAAAGGATAAAAAAAATGTGTACTATCTGAAAACAATTATAAAAAATTCTGATATAAAAACTTTCCGTGTTCTAAATAACGGATATGCTGCTGATAAAAATTCTCTTTACTATGACGGACAGGATGTAAAAGGTTCTGATCCGGATACTTTTGAAGTTTTAGATGACAATTTTGTAAGAGATCAAAATCATATTTATATGTGGGGCAATATTGCAGATGATGATTATGAAATAACGAATAAAAAATAA